Genomic DNA from Cucurbita pepo subsp. pepo cultivar mu-cu-16 chromosome LG13, ASM280686v2, whole genome shotgun sequence:
TCAAATCAAAGGGAATAAATGAAGTATACAATATATGCAAGTTCTCTTAGCTTCAGTATTTTGTAGTAGCAGTTGCTTGTTCTTTTTCCCCTCTCaacaaaaatctctctcttacaaaataaatagagtAGATCGTGATCTCGacataaacataaacataaaacGTCACCTCAAATGTGATATTGGCTGATATGCAACACAAAACTTGGTGAATTTAAAATCCGGAAGGCACAACTCAGGAGATTTTTGGTGCAACTTATAGCTTTAGTTGTTAAAAATGCCGAAAGATAAATTAATGGATTCTTTGTAACAATATCCCAATAATGCTTAGAGACGCCTTTTCCTATAAAGAACGGCGTATTCCAAGAGAAGATGTAGAAGAGAGGGGATGGAAAGATTGGAGCTATTTGGTGCAACTTTCATTAATATAAGTAAGATAAATTTGTGGATTCTTTACAcctttttctaaaaagaaCCAGCGCATTAActccaaaagagaaaatgcAGAAGAAAGTGGAGGGAAGGTTAGAGCTATTTGGGTATGTTTCTAAACTTTGGCTTTCAGGAGAATATCTTATGAAAGTTCAGAATCAATTTCAATGACTCGCTTCATAATGAAGTGTAAAAACTAAGTTctcctcaaaatttaaatatgccATACTGACCAAAGATGTCTAAATTCTAGAATGTTAGATTTAAAACCACTGCAGTTGAACTAGTTCCACCCAGTTCTaagaataaatcaaataaataaatagacttTCTCCTCTCCTACTCCTACACAGAACAGAAAATTCAGACATCAAAATACTAATAATGTAGCCGCAAGTCAAGATCTACCTTTCGAAGCTGCTCTTCGACTCATCCAAGggggaaaacaaaaacaaaaggatacaaaataaaacaaagcaatCCAAAGTAGATGGTTCAAAGCAAGAAAAATAGCTGCAAAATACTCGAAAGCAAGAAAAGTAAGAAGGATCACGAGATAGTTACATCCCCCATAGAACTATAATTACATAAGGTAGAAGAAGAAACGGAAGGTACCTGGAAAAGGGAATGTGGGTTAGAGAGAAAGCAACTAAAAGGGGATGAAATTAGGCCATTGGAGGCCTTTCTCCATGGAAGAGAGGAAGGGAATTAGAGGAAGTCGGTAAAAGGGTTTTCGAAAACAGCGGGCAAAGGGCGAATAGAGGGAAAGGGGGAAGTAAGGGAGTTGAGGCACGGGAAAACGGAGCGtatgaagaagaataagatgaCCGAAGAAGGGGACGAAGACGAAAGCCCGTAGGGGAAGCGGGGATTTTGGAAGCAGGGGGCGGCCTCGCCAGATAAGATGGGTTTAGAATAGCGGTGTGGTTTAGGGACGCGAAGAAGTACAACTATTTTGGCTCCACACCACGTCTCTAGACTTTGGGCCGCATGGGCGTGGGAACTGAAAGTGGCAGTGGAACTGATTTCGGCTCTGAGATTGTGAATCAGGTCTGGCTTTGGCGCCGCTGCTTGGGCGCGCCAGGTCTGCTCTCGCGCCTCCTTTcctcccctctctctctctctctctctctctctctctctctctctctctctatctaaTTAATTACTATACAAATTTCAGTCTCCAAACTAATCTAGACTTGCCTTGCCCTTTTTAGATGCTTACGTTCACAACAAATCTTCCCTTAATTTGCTCTCTCCACTTAATTATTGctatcaaaataaaatgtattattttagAGGTCTCACTCTCTTACTTCTAATGCCTCTTCAAGTGTGGGTATTCAAGTGTGGGTATTGGGGTGCTAGCACATGTTGTATTACCTAGTATTGAACTACTACGATACGAGTGTTATTTgaccaaatcaaaatcatatggaagataattattttgaacaaaaaattgaagaatatattcTGGTTGGAATCATTGAATTTCTTGTTATGCTTgattttttgttgggttgtttttctttttattatttttcttccaaaaatgTAAGTATCCCCAATGAACTATGCCACCATAGTCCTAAAATTGAgatatttatatgaaaagCATTTAAGATAGTTCCATTTAAGgataaattttgttgaaatgaaaattatcttttttcattcaatttagaaaatgaatgaaCTTTCTTTTCATCCAGAAGTTTCGTAATAAATATACTTAGCAATTCCGTGTGGATTCTCTCCCCTTTTCTAATGTCTCACTTCGTTCCTTTCAACTAGTTTAGAACATATTAATacaatttaaattcatttggATCCAATATTgctataaattttatgtctCAAACAATGAACTTCACAAGCATTGCATCTCATGTGGATTAGGTCAATTAATAGGAAGTGAAAtctttagattttgaaatattgTGGAAAAACAACGAATTAGATACATACGAAGCTCCGATGTGGATTAGGTCAAttaagctatacaaaaattacaattacaGACGAACAAAATAACATAGAAGAATCAGAAACTGACAGAAGCGAAGAACTAGCCGCTGTGGAGTTGCACGGAGATTCAAAAACAGAGAACGAGTATTTCAGAGGATCGGTTCGATCTTATTTAGCAGAGCTCTTGGCATTAGTTGGATGGATCTTCATTTTCCCGAGCAGCCAGGAGGAGGCCTTATTCCTGGAGACTTGTTTCACTTCGTAATTAGGGCTCGAATCAGTGCAGATCTTGTTCGCCTTCTCTCgttcttccttcttcaatttctcgCGGCTCATCTTCCTCGCTACGTAGGCTTCAGCCAGAGAGTAGTTCATGGCGGCGACGGAGATTTTTGCAGAGCGTTCGTGGAGTAGGGATATTGTTATGGTTGAGAAGAAGAGCGGCTCTGGAAGGGGAAATTTATAGGGGGAGGTACTTGGAAATTTCTTGGACGCCAAGCAAAGCGGAAAAGAAGAGGAGGCAGGCTGGTAGGTCTGTTCGCGATGTGAAACAGAATTGACTTACGGGCTTAGGCGTCCTGGCAAATTTGACTTTTGCTCTTTCTCGTCTTggaattattataattaaattatttggattttaattacgtctttttctttccataattatttgattactattttttaaaataaatttcacctaatatttatatataaatactgTGATAAATTACTTAACTCTACTAATTATGCCTACTAATAacaaaagatatatattatttaccaACTCATTTTTCTGTTTGTGCATACGTCACTGTTTAAGGACACGTGGCAAAGCGAAACTCCCGATAATCTGAAGGGACAAGAGTAATTGTTTTACATTATGcaataaaatatgattaaattacTGTTTAATTTTAACGGCTGCTTGTGTGAAAACATTTCcacttatttaatttctttttttttttttatcatattattaaGGCTCGAGATCATCCGTACGATCTTTCACCTAATTGATGTTTAGTGTGCGAAGATTTGTGAGCCTCTGGGAAGCTTCTAGAATGGTTTCTCTGTGGCCGAAGGAACTGACTCTAATATACGCCTCGCCGCCGGGCCCAAATCCTCTCCCCGGAATAGTCACAATGTGCGTCTTCTCCAGGATCTCTGCAAATATCTCCCAAGAGCTCGATCCTGGAAAGTGCACCCATAGATACGGTGCGTTTTGGCCTCCGTACACTTCCATTCCCAAACCACGGAAGGCCTCCGTCAGAATCTTGGCGTTCTCCTGGTAGGATTTCACCACTCTGCTTATCGCCTGAATTCAATCAAGATCGGTGTTAGATGGATCGGAAAAGAAACTGAGCCACCGTTACAGCGAGATCGGCTCTTTGAGTTTGATTTACCTGCAAACCTTCAGCGGAAAGGCAAGCAAGGCCACCGGCCTGAACGATGTTGGAGGCACCATTGAAGCACGTACAGACGATTCGATCGTAATCCTTTATGATCGGGAATCCATTCGAATACGATAGCTCCTCCGGAACCACCGTCCAGCCGAGGCGGACGCCGGTGAAGCCTGCGAATTTGGAGAAGGACGATATTTCGATTGCGACCTGCGAGAGGAAAATCGAGGTCGATCAAGCTTCATTTCGAGGAAAATGCGAAGAAAACAGAATTAGGACGAAAATTAGTGCCTGTTTGGCTCCTGGAATTTGGTATATGGAGGTAGGGCTGCCGTCGGAGATGTAAGCGGCATAGGAAGAATCAAAGACGATGATGGATCCATTGGCAGTGGCGAAGTCGACGAGGCGGCGGAGTTgggcggcggaggcggcggTTCCAGTCGGATTGTTCGGAGagcagaagaagatgatatcCGTTCTGGGAGTGATTGACAAATCTGGAAAAAAATCGTTATCGGGGGTACACTTCATGTACACGATTCTCTCATATTTACCGTTTTGCCCTTGTAGGTCTCCTGCCCGTCCGAAAATTACGCTTGAATCTATGTAGGCCTGCCCAACCAATCCTCATTACTCAAATTACGCATAAATTTCgaatttacatttatttagTAATTCTATAAACTCACAGGAAAAGAAGGATCTTGCACAGCCACCGTCACGTTTGGCCCCAGAAGCATCTGTAAATGTTCATCAAAccataaatatgttttttattttgaaaaataatttaataattaaaaaaataataaattataaatacctGAAGGCGAGAGATGTCACATTGAGCTCCATCAGAAACAAAGACTTCTTTGCCCTTTATGCCCATATTTCCGTACAACATTTCTGCAATTCTCTTCCTCAGTGCCTGAACACAGTTCAAATttggtcaatttttttatatttaaaaaatatatatatttattttatgtttaaaattagttattgAATTTACCTTATTGCCCTGCTCGTCTCCATACCCACTGTAGCCTTCCACAGTTGACAGAGCAGTTGCTTGCTGCATTAGAAGGATTAATGTTCTCGTTGagtctgttttttttaaataagatttttgtAAAGCtatgttttataaaatatattaagaaataaGTATTTATATTaccttattaaaattttattattttattaatatgaatgaaaatacttaaaataattattttattaataggacggtaccatttcatgTGTAATTTACCTAAAGAAGGAAGGACAcaaaaggaataaataaataaaataataattcatggGGTCGGCATCCCAATATTGACCACGTGATTAAATTAAGCATGTTGTTCATACTTATGCAGGTTGGAAGTCAGCATCCCCAAgcatataaaatgaaatttgattttattatttttttaatgctgaaaattgagtttgaataatattcaaaatttcttgAAGGTTCTTATTAAATTGGTTGACTTATAAATTAGTTGAAAAGTTTAGTTTATATATGGATATAAAACATACGAACAATattcattattatatatacCTTTGCCATGGCTGATGCAATACAGTTTGGTATGGGTTCGGTAGTGTCACCTATTCCAAgcttaattatttttgcattTGGATATTTTTGAGAATGCTCGTATTCCCGTAGAGATATCTAATCCAAAATGAACATAGTTAAAATGATATTGATCTTACATttaagcgttttaaaaattttaaattacaatatacttcaaataataataataaatgtggTGGGCTTATTGTATCGTGTGAGTACCTCAGGGAACAAGTACCCACTCCTCAGGTTTTCCATATTGGCGCTGCGTATGACTTTTGTGCAATGACCTACACGTGTCAGCATCACTGAGCATTCACATCAATCGcactcacaattttttttttctttcttttaaatcaTTTCAAGAAATCGACGTTATCCTAAACTTAGGAATATGTATTAAAcattatcttaaaattttaatttctatcgAATTGTAGTTTAAGCTTTAAGATTATTAccatctttattttaaatttaagacaaATAAAGTTAATTCCAAAGTAACTCAGTGAGGACGACTATTAgtagataaataataataatcgaaaaatatgttatattaataaatgagGACGAACGAGTCATTGTACTGTCTACTTTAAAGAAGATTGACCTCAATAGCTAGTCAACTAAAAAGTAGAGgcaaaaaatgtattttattttgaatttatcctctttcaattattattctattgctctctttcttttgtccatttaaaaaatataaaactgtggaaatttaaacatttaatacaCATAAGCGAACCTCAATTAGTTCATCTCCATCTAGattaactatatttttcatttctttcgtACATATAGTTGCTATACATGTgataaaacaatatctacaTGAGAtgatttatcatatatattgaaaGTTTGATCAATCttaccaattttcttttcagtcTCGTGTTCCGAACTGcattaaatcaataattaaagttAGAATTAACATAAACTCTCATCTTCTTTAGTAATGTTTATTAAAACTGATACGGTAACGACTCATGTTTGATGATATGCACCATTTTTATTAACCGATACGAAcaacaatcaaaatatatcgAAATACACCAAATTTGAGTTGAAAATGAACAAGACCTTTGAAGATGAAGCATGGTTTTGGGCGGCGAGGAGATGCATGAAGGGGCTTGGAAGCCATCATCCAGCAATCGCTTAAACATTTTTGCTTCTCTTCAATGACAATTTGTATTCGTTTATGCTTTCTTCTATACAATATGCAAATAaagtgtgtatatatatagtagaaaTTTAAAgccaatttaaaaattaaataaaattagaaaattatcaattttgaCAGAGTGAGCGAGACTAGTACGACCAGATaagcaaaatttaattttcttagttGGTTCTTGGTAGGCAAACTTAGTTTTCATTACGTGGTTCATCGAAACAACGTGGATGAATTAGATGCTTCCCGTAAATTacttaaaagtttataattataacaaatttatCGCATtattagataataataataataataataatgatgggTGTGAacactaattttaattttaattgaatattCCAATTAGGATTATTTTAGGTTTTATTCCTTATTATATATAtccaattattaaaaaaaaaaattgattaaaattatattatattataagttGAGGAAAAATTGAGTGTATGCATGCGCACgtgttttttattgattttattttttggtgtCCCTTCTCCACAAAGAATGGTTATTGTATTTGGTTTGAAAAGtacataaaaagaattaatccATTCGGTCAGCCGCctctactttattttattttatttatttatttatttttctatacaAATTTACACTTTCCAGTTTTATGCACAAAAGTctcatattttataattatgcaTAATACatctgaaataaaataatataattttgtttctacaATATTATTGTGGTACATTGActgttaatttattaatataattatttctcattttaaataataattattcttttaaaaaatcaaataatattttataagtaaatatataattaaatgttaaatgaacaaaaatttagtCTGTGGCCATTAAATAAACACCTCCATTGTAAAGCATgaaatgtaataataataataaaaaagaatatttaaaaatgtttaaagaaattgagacagtaatttaaattaaatttcctTGTTGCTTAGTAGGAAACCCGACGAGAAATTTCACGTGGCATTCAACTAATGGGATTCAAtggcaaaaataaataaataatagaatagaattatAGGTTATGTTCGATGCATCATGGAAAATTTGcagaaatattttagaatatatgGACGTAATTTCCacgtcaaaaaaaaaaaaaaaagaaaaaagaatcaaaatcctTAATAAATTTTCCTAGTAGTTCACATCACAATAGTTGTTTTTTTCGTGTAGAATTTAATTGACTAAAACGTCGTTATAACATCTATTACGAATGTAAGAGActtaaattctttttctcaCATGTCGGTAGAACGTAAAAGAATACTATTACATTCATTATTGACTAGTCAtccttcaaaaagaaaaagaaagaagagaccGTTCATTCACCGTCGTTagactaaaatatttaaatactcaaatataataaaaatgctaaataatttttatttgtcagacaataaaaaacttaaaaaatactcataaactttttaaagttttagctcataatttaaaatacatcaagttggtttttttttttgaaaatttaaaagta
This window encodes:
- the LOC111808236 gene encoding probable LL-diaminopimelate aminotransferase, chloroplastic, which codes for MENLRSGYLFPEISLREYEHSQKYPNAKIIKLGIGDTTEPIPNCIASAMAKQATALSTVEGYSGYGDEQGNKALRKRIAEMLYGNMGIKGKEVFVSDGAQCDISRLQMLLGPNVTVAVQDPSFPAYIDSSVIFGRAGDLQGQNGKYERIVYMKCTPDNDFFPDLSITPRTDIIFFCSPNNPTGTAASAAQLRRLVDFATANGSIIVFDSSYAAYISDGSPTSIYQIPGAKQVAIEISSFSKFAGFTGVRLGWTVVPEELSYSNGFPIIKDYDRIVCTCFNGASNIVQAGGLACLSAEGLQAISRVVKSYQENAKILTEAFRGLGMEVYGGQNAPYLWVHFPGSSSWEIFAEILEKTHIVTIPGRGFGPGGEAYIRVSSFGHRETILEASQRLTNLRTLNIN